One segment of Hippopotamus amphibius kiboko isolate mHipAmp2 chromosome 2, mHipAmp2.hap2, whole genome shotgun sequence DNA contains the following:
- the NEFL gene encoding neurofilament light polypeptide, with protein MSSFSYEPYYSTSYKRRYVETPRVHISSVRSGYSTARSAYSSYSAPVSSSLSVRRSYSSSSGSLMPSLENLDLSQVAAISNDLKSIRTQEKAQLQDLNDRFASFIERVHELEQQNKVLEAELLVLRQKHSEPSRFRALYEQEIRDLRLAAEDATNEKQALQGEREGLEETLRNLQARYEEEVLSREDAEGRLMEARKGADEAALARAELEKRIDSLMDEIAFLKKVHEEEIAELQAQIQYAQISVEMDVSSKPDLSAALKDIRAQYEKLAAKNMQNAEEWFKSRFTVLTESAAKNTDAVRAAKDEVSESRRLLKAKTLEIEACRGMNEALEKQLQELEDKQNADISAMQDTINKLENELRTTKSEMARYLKEYQDLLNVKMALDIEIAAYRKLLEGEETRLSFTSVGSITSGYSQTSQVFGRSAYGGLQTSSYLMSARSFPSYYTSHVQEEQIEVEETIEAAKAEEAKDELRSEGEAEEEEKEKEEAEAEAEAEAEAEEEEGAPEEEAAKEEAEEAKEEEEGGEGGEAGETKEAEEEEKKDEGAGEEQATKKKD; from the exons ATGAGTTCCTTCAGCTACGAGCCGTACTACTCCACCTCCTACAAACGGCGCTATGTTGAGACGCCCCGGGTGCACATCTCCAGCGTGCGCAGCGGCTACAGCACCGCGCGCTCCGCTTACTCCAGCTACTCAGCTCCCGTCTCCTCCTCGCTGTCCGTGCGCCGCAGCTACTCCTCCAGCTCCGGCTCCTTGATGCCCAGTCTCGAGAACCTCGACCTGAGCCAGGTAGCCGCCATCAGCAACGACCTCAAGTCGATCCGCACCCAGGAGAAGGCGCAGCTGCAGGACCTCAACGACCGCTTCGCTAGCTTCATCGAGCGCGTGCACGAGCTGGAGCAGCAGAACAAGGTCCTGGAAGCCGAGCTGCTGGTGCTGCGCCAGAAGCACTCCGAGCCATCCCGCTTCCGGGCGCTGTACGAGCAGGAGATCCGCGACTTGCGCCTGGCGGCGGAAGACGCCACCAACGAGAAGCAGGCGCTCCAGGGCGAGCGCGAAGGGCTGGAGGAGACTCTGCGCAACCTGCAGGCGCGCTACGAAGAGGAGGTGCTGAGCCGTGAGGACGCCGAGGGCCGGCTGATGGAAGCGCGCAAAGGGGCCGACGAGGCGGCTCTCGCCCGCGCCGAGCTCGAAAAGCGCATCGACAGCCTGATGGACGAAATCGCCTTTCTGAAGAAAGTGCACGAAGAGGAGATCGCCGAGCTGCAGGCGCAGATCCAGTACGCGCAGATCTCCGTGGAGATGGATGTGTCCTCCAAGCCCGACCTCTCCGCCGCGCTCAAGGACATCCGCGCCCAGTATGAGAAGCTGGCCGCCAAGAACATGCAGAACGCTGAAGAGTGGTTCAAGAGCCGCTTCACCGTGCTGACCGAGAGCGCAGCCAAGAACACAGATGCGGTGCGCGCCGCCAAGGACGAGGTGTCCGAGAGCCGCCGCCTGCTCAAGGCCAAGACCCTGGAGATCGAAGCATGCCGGGGCATGAACGAAGCGCTGGAGAAGCAGCTGCAGGAGCTGGAGGACAAGCAGAACGCCGACATTAGCGCCATGCAG GACACAATCAACAAATTGGAAAATGAATTGAGAACCACGAAGAGTGAAATGGCGAGATACCTCAAGGAGTACCAAGACCTTCTCAATGTCAAGATGGCTTTGGACATTGAGATTGCAGCTTACAG gaaacTCTTGGAAGGTGAGGAGACCCGGCTCAGTTTCACCAGTGTGGGCAGCATAACCAGCGGCTACTCCCAGACCTCCCAGGTCTTTGGCCGATCTGCCTACGGAGGTTTACAGACCAGCTCCTACTTGATGTCCGCCCGCTCCTTCCCGTCTTACTACACCAGCCATGTCCAGGAGGAGCAGATCGAGGTGGAGGAGACCATCGAGGCTGCGAAAGCAGAGGAAGCCAAGGACGAGCTCCGCTCTGAAGGAGAAgccgaggaggaggagaaggaaaaggaagaggctgaggcagaggctgaggcagaggctgaggctgaggaagaggagggagcccCCGAGGAAGAAG CCGCCAAGGAAGAAGCTGAGGaggcaaaggaggaagaagaaggaggtgaAGGTGGAGAAGCAGGAGAAACCAAAGaagctgaggaggaagagaaaaaagatgaaggtGCTGGGGAGGAGCAAGCCACTAAGAAGAAAGATTGA